Proteins from a genomic interval of Benincasa hispida cultivar B227 chromosome 7, ASM972705v1, whole genome shotgun sequence:
- the LOC120082036 gene encoding MLP-like protein 43 produces the protein MCCLYGKLEADFEIKAPASKFHEMFHKKPHHLNNASGDKVQGCELHKGEWGKVGSIIYWNYFHEGKAIVAKTVIEAVDEEKNLIAFKTIEGDVLEQYKTFKFIMQATPKDEGKGSVVHWTLIYEKLHENIPHSYSILEFAAELSRDIDAHLMEDN, from the exons ATGTGTTGTCTGTATGGAAAGTTGGAGGctgattttgaaataaaagcTCCTGCTTCTAAATTTCATGAAATGTTTCATAAGAAACCACACCATCTAAACAATGCTTCTGGGGACAAAGTACAAGGCTGTGAGCTACATAAGGGTGAATGGGGCAAAGTTGGTTCTATCATCTATTGGAACTATTTTCATG AAGGAAAAGCTATAGTAGCAAAGACAGTAATTGAAGCTGTGGATGAGGAGAAGAATTTAATAGCTTTCAAGACAATTGAAGGAGACGTTTTGGAGCAGTATAAAACATTCAAGTTTATAATGCAAGCTACTCCAAAGGACGAGGGAAAGGGAAGTGTGGTTCATTGGACTTTGATTTATGAGAAACTTCATGAAAACATTCCACATTCATATTCTATCTTAGAGTTTGCTGCTGAATTGTCCAGAGACATTGATGCACACCTCATGGAAGACAATTAA